In the genome of Panthera uncia isolate 11264 chromosome X, Puncia_PCG_1.0, whole genome shotgun sequence, the window TAACTAAGACTCTTGTGTCCTTCTAACTCAGCCttgggaaattttaaattttgttctcaGCAGGCTGTTAGCTATCTCCAAATTCTAAGACAATTCCAAGGACAAGAAAAGATCTCAGTCAACACCTCACAACATGTTAGTAAAGATAACATCATTTCCAGGACATTTTTCACCTATCTTTAAAACATCAGTTCATtatggggtgctgggtggctcagtcggttaagggttaagcatctgactcttgattttggctcaggtcatgatctcatggtttaggagttcgagccctgcatcaggctctgcactgtcactgcttgggattctctctctctctccctcccttcctatccctccccaccaaaataaataaataaacttaaaaaaaagcattgttttaaaaaaaaatcacttcattatAACCAATCTCCCATGTAGCTTAATATCTGAtctggaaaaatacataaatgtttattttcatctaaGAAAATTTAGTAGTTTCAAACAAAAGGCATTCAAGATGGATCAAAAAGACAACAGCACAGCATTTAGCCactgagataaataaaaatcctctttttaaactttattgtcAATAGTTATTTCAAGGAATTCATTCTAGGTAATTCCTAATTTTCATAAAAGCTTTTTTGTATTGCTCTAAATACAGTCCCCTGAATGAAAAGGAACTACTTAGCCTCAGTAGTGGATGCATTCAGTCAGCAAATATTCACTAATCACCTACTTTGTACAAGGAACCCTATAAGCCATTAGGTATGCAAAGTAGAATAAAGCAAGACATGTTTTGGGCCCTCGTGGATTTTAAAGACAAGTGGATTTAGCTAAGGAAAGAATTATGCTCTGCCTACTCCTCAAATCTTGTTAGAAACTATCtaataatggtaaaaaaaaaaagccaagttttATTGAAGATTTATTAGGCTCTGTATAAGTACTTGATATATGTGATTTACTTCCCACAATCCCTGTTTCACAGAGGAAGCACGGAGACCTTATAAGTAATTGATCAAAAGTCACACTTCAAGTAAGTAGCAGATATGATTTACCACACAGCTCATGTTTTCAATCAGCATCCTTTCAGCCAATGTCGTTAATAGACCTATCTGTATGAAGAGTTATGAACTGTTAAACAGAATCCAGGAATCACTAGCATtcctttaaaagacatttttgggtGTGATTATGTAATTTGAGCTTTTGGaacttgttaaaaagaaaaccacaagccACAAATGGCATCTCTTAGATTAAGGCCCCAAGTCAGTAAACCAAGaattaatacctaacctaactgcagttttgACTCCCtaggaatgtaacctttaaccagtctGTCGGGAATTTTCTGGTCAGTACCAATAAGGTAATCCATCACATGGACCCTCTTCATCCTCCCAAAGTAAAATCAGGTAATCCATGTACTAACACCCTTTTGTCTCCAAATGAAGGTGGCTTCAAGTAAAATAATCCCCTTTTCTGTTTAGGACTTCCCCATCCTGCCCTCAAAAACCTTTCTTTTCCTGTAGCCTATTGGAGCTCCCCTCTGTTTGCTAGCTGAGATGcttcttaattatttaataaaaccaattaaatcttcaaatgtacttggttgaattttgtttttcaacaagctatatataaaaatatctccAAAAGTACATATGTGTAATTGTATATATCTCTAAAACCTCAAACTATGTATGCACTAGGCATATACTCTTCCTTTATTCAATATCCCAACTAGCTTAGCAGGCTAGGAGATTACATAGGAGTTTGGAACCAAAACCAGAGGCAGTAAGCACTTGTCTGACCTGTCTTGCCTCAATGCACATAACTTTTGGTTCCTTTACCACAACTAACACctactaaatatttttataataaatgcaGCTTTCCTAAAGTTATCTGTTTTCTAACTGtgataaaatttatttagttaCTTCAAGGTGGAGAAAGGAACATTTACACTCAAGGTGAGTTTCAGTCTAAAGTTGCTTCACATACCCTctgtttatttctaatattttttgaaacacATCAAAAGGCAGATGGCTTTGGAAGTAGTTTCTGCATATTGTATACTACTGATTATTCTAAGGAGATATTTGTAGGGATGGTTTGGAAAGttagtaaagaaaagaaaggagttaaAAGGCTTCTTTTCTCCAAAGACTATGGTATCAAAAACGTCACAAATTTACATTAAATGACCAATATCTGACAACTGGACTTCTCCCTAAATATTTACAGATCATTTTGAAAATACCAACTGATGCcacttttttcaaagtaaaaatttgaaacaagGTAGTATGTTTCAAAGCGGATGTTAATGTTGTGTGGAACgcagataaaatattttgtgtggTAAAGGTGAATGTAATGAATGGGGCTTTTTCATTCTGCAcgatgaagcattttttttttccaaaactgaaatcttacaatttttaattttttgtggtaTGCTGactttttacaaatggaaataaagagaaattctcCCGAAGAATTCACTCTCTTTGGCTCTCTTTCTGACAAGTTCcttgctccctccccaccccagcccacttTCTAAATTTCCTGGAAAGGTGTGAATTCAGGGGGCGCGGTGGCCCCCGGCGGAGTTGCAACTGCTGGGATgctggtgggggaagagggggcGTGGTCAGTGAGGGGAAGGGAACAGGCCGAAAGGGCATAAATCCTGGCCAAGTCGGGAGTGGGAAGGGCGAGTGTTGCAGACCCGCCAGGGTAACCTGAGAATGGTTGACTCCAACCGCTGGAAGGTGAGGCACTAGTGGGCCCTCAGATTGGAGAGGACCAAGCTGAGTGACAGGAAGGTGCGCGCTGGGGCTCTGCGCAGAAGCAGACGGAGGTGattgcgtgtgcgtgtgcactcggcaaggggtgggggcgggcactCCTGCCGCACAAACCGCGggagttggggcggggggagctcaTAGGTGACGCGGGGCCCTCACGTGACCTGGAGCTGCAGAGCGACGCAGACTTCGGTGCAGTCGTCACTCCCATCTGGGTACCAGCTCCCCGCTGTCCTGCGCCGGACTGGCTGGCACTGGGCCCAAGGAAAGCGGAGCAGGTGAGGGCTCCAGGGCCCGCGCGCCAACGCCAGGGCGACAACAGCAGGCCTACCCCTCAGGGAGGCATAAAGGATCAGCGCAGCGGGTCCCGGCCAGGTTTCTCCACACTTAGCATTCTTGGGAACATCAGTAGTggccccctggggtgggggtgctggagcTGCCGGGAGGGCAGCCAAGCCACTAAGAGTGATGGGAAATCACCTCCAAGTTCGTACAGGAAAATGGTGAACCTCTGAGGCGGGCTGGGGGAGGCTAGGGGTTGGGGCTGGAGACGCGGATGGGGGGTGGCCAGGCAGTCCGGGACCCTGAAGGGACCAGGTGGTGGCTGGTCGGCGCCAAACGCTTCGCCACAGTCCAGGATCCCTTCACCCCGGCCCTCTGCAGGTCTGAGGGTCTAGGTGTCAAGTGTCGCGGCGGCGCACGCACGGCGAGAATCGGGTGAAGGAGGAGACTGCAAGGATAGGCCCAGGTCGGTGCGGGGGACAGCGTGGGGGGCGGGTGCAGAGCCCAGTTTGAGATCCCCTCCCAATtcccccatccctgtcccctgtcctccaTTTTGGTGCCTGCGGAGCTCGGGGAAAGAATcctgggaaaggaaaaatggTGGGCtttaagggagggagggagaaaggagagagctgGAGCGAGGGGCTCGAATTGGAGGCCCCCTGGAGGACGCCTGAAGCTCCTAAGGtgggggaaattaaaaaaacaaaaacaaaaacaaaacaaaacaaaaaacacctttgcTATCAGAGCTCTGAATCCTGCTGGTCAGTACATCAAGCATTCAGTCTCTCTCCTTGCCTTTGTTTTACTTGTGttcaaagaaaaacaaccaggaaaaaaatctcatggCAAATATCCACcaggaaaaccaagaaatggaGCAGCCCATGCAGAATGGAGAGGAAGACCGCCCTTTGGGAGGGGGCGAAGGCCACCAACCTGCAGGAAATAATAGACGGGGACAGGCTCGCAGACTTGCTCCTAATTTTCGATGGGCCATACCCAATAGGCAGGTCAATGATGGGATGGGTGGAGATGGAGATGATATGGAAATGTTCATGGAGGAGATGAGAGAAATCAGGAGAAAACTTAGGGAGCTGCAGTTGAGGAATTGTCTGCGTATCCTGATGGAGGAGCTCTCTAATCACCATGACCATCATGATGAATTTTGCCTTATGCCTTGACTCCTGCCATTTTCCATGAGATTAATACTGTGATTCACACGGTTTTCTTCCtccttgcattttcctgataacaCCTTTACTGATCCGTTTGCTGTGAACCTTACGTAATTTCCATGTGTCAGGTGGGTTCTGTGTTACCAGATTCCAATTGGAAATTGCCTTGGCACCCAGCCTAAGTTTCTGTCAACAGTAGAGTCACCCATTTGCATGGAAAAGTGTAAAGTtaataaagcaattaaaaagcaatctatacattcattattgtctcatttaaaagcatatgtatatattatatgaccccgtacaaaaaaacaaatcagatgtCCCATGGTGTTAATTGGGTCACATTTCTCTGTAGTTGGGTAATatatgacttttttccttttattacctGGAGTTTTAGAAGTGAAAACAGTTTTTCAATGAGTCTGAATGTAGTACAGGTATGTAATACTGGTTCAACAAACCTTAAAGTAAACTCtaagtatttttcagttttacctGTAAGTATAAAGCCTCTCTTTATTACACATGTATTCCTTTAAAGAGTCAGTTTTCTGTGGAATGGGGAATAATGCTTGCCTTACAGGGCTGTTGAGTGGAATAGATGAGGTGTGAAACGTGGGCTGCTCCTATGGAACTCGATCTGGTACTTGGGAAGGACTAAAGGGAGTTTTCACCTGTGCTCACAAGTCCAGAGGGCAAAAATAGGTGGCTTCCACCTTGTCATTCCTCTGATATTTGCAATACTGTTCCCCTGATCACTTCCATTCCTGTTGGGTGTACTTTCCCTCCTGCTGGGTCCtgattctgtttctgttgctGATGTGTGTCCTCAAGGTAACGGAATCCCACTGATTTCTCTCCAGTCCCCAGTGTGCTGCTAATCCCTGCCCTCTTGACTCCTATAAAAGTCTGGAGAATGT includes:
- the BEX3 gene encoding protein BEX3 isoform X1, with amino-acid sequence MANIHQENQEMEQPMQNGEEDRPLGGGEGHQPAGNNRRGQARRLAPNFRWAIPNRQVNDGMGGDGDDMEMFMEEMREIRRKLRELQLRNCLRILMEELSNHHDHHDEFCLMP
- the BEX3 gene encoding protein BEX3 isoform X2: MEQPMQNGEEDRPLGGGEGHQPAGNNRRGQARRLAPNFRWAIPNRQVNDGMGGDGDDMEMFMEEMREIRRKLRELQLRNCLRILMEELSNHHDHHDEFCLMP